A region from the Panicum hallii strain FIL2 chromosome 1, PHallii_v3.1, whole genome shotgun sequence genome encodes:
- the LOC112878938 gene encoding transcription factor HBP-1a-like isoform X3: protein MGSNDPSTPSKAPKASEQDQPSATTSGAPASVYPEWPSFQAYSAIPPHGFFPPTVAANPQAHPYMWGAQHMVPPYGTPPSPYVVYPPGTVYAHPSTPPGMHPFSHYSMPTNGHAETPGAAPSAPEMNGKNEPGRMSAPSANGITSHSESGSESESEGSDANSQNDSQSKDNDGKEDVSQGMLNQTMPMVPIQPGAMVGVPGSTANLNIGMDYWAAPGSATVPATQGKATSGSARGDQWDERELKKQKRKQSNRESARRSRLRKQAECEELGQRAEALRSENSSLRAELERIRKEYEQLLSQNASLKEKLGATSDSIPDMNEQNDGGGSGYKKQPDSDAQPGNES, encoded by the exons ATGGGAAGCAATGACCCTAGCACACCCTCCAAGGCTCCGAAGGCATCAGAACAA GATCAACCTTCAGCCACTACATCCGGGGCACCAGCTTCAGTTTACCCTGAATGGCCTAGCTTTCAG GCTTACTCAGCAATTCCACCACATGGATTCTTCCCCCCTACCGTCGCTGCAAATCCACAGGCTCATCCATACATGTGGGGAGCTCAG CACATGGTGCCACCTTACGGAACGCCACCATCACCTTATGTGGTGTATCCACCTGGAACAGTATATGCCCATCCCTCTACACCACCT GGTATGCATCCATTTAGTCATTATTCTATGCCAACAAATGGACATGCTGAAACTCCT GGAGCTGCGCCAAGTGCTCCAGAAATGAACG GAAAAAATGAGCCTGGCAGAATGTCTGCTCCGTCTGCCAATGGGATTACCTCCCACAG TGAGAGTGGAAGTGAGAGTGAGAGTGAAGGAAGTGACGCCAATTCCCAAAAT GATTCACAATCAAAGGACAATGATGGAAAGGAAGATG TATCACAGGGAATGCTAAATCAAACCATGCCGATGGTTCCAATACAACCGGGTGCGATGGTTGGAGTTCCTGGCTCCACAGCTAACTTGAATATTGGAATGGACTACTGGGCTGCTCCTGGTTCTGCAACTGTCCCTGCAACGCAGGGCAAAGCAACTTCTGGTTCAGCACGAGGAGATCAATGG GATGAAAGGGAACTCAAGAAGCAGAAACGAAAGCAGTCTAACCGAGAATCAGCACGCAGGTCCCGGCTGCGCAAGCAG GCTGAGTGCGAGGAGCTTGGGCAACGTGCTGAAGCTTTAAGGTCGGAAAACTCCTCTCTTAGAGCTGAGCTTGAACGGATTAGAAAGGAGTACGAACAGTTACTTTCACAGAATGCTTCCCTCAAG GAAAAGCTGGGGGCAACCAGTGATTCTATTCCAGACATGAAC
- the LOC112878938 gene encoding transcription factor HBP-1a-like isoform X1 yields MGSNDPSTPSKAPKASEQDQPSATTSGAPASVYPEWPSFQAYSAIPPHGFFPPTVAANPQAHPYMWGAQHMVPPYGTPPSPYVVYPPGTVYAHPSTPPGMHPFSHYSMPTNGHAETPGAAPSAPEMNGKNEPGRMSAPSANGITSHSESGSESESEGSDANSQNDSQSKDNDGKEDGVFCQYAGSSQNGISYSVSQGMLNQTMPMVPIQPGAMVGVPGSTANLNIGMDYWAAPGSATVPATQGKATSGSARGDQWDERELKKQKRKQSNRESARRSRLRKQAECEELGQRAEALRSENSSLRAELERIRKEYEQLLSQNASLKEKLGATSDSIPDMNEQNDGGGSGYKKQPDSDAQPGNES; encoded by the exons ATGGGAAGCAATGACCCTAGCACACCCTCCAAGGCTCCGAAGGCATCAGAACAA GATCAACCTTCAGCCACTACATCCGGGGCACCAGCTTCAGTTTACCCTGAATGGCCTAGCTTTCAG GCTTACTCAGCAATTCCACCACATGGATTCTTCCCCCCTACCGTCGCTGCAAATCCACAGGCTCATCCATACATGTGGGGAGCTCAG CACATGGTGCCACCTTACGGAACGCCACCATCACCTTATGTGGTGTATCCACCTGGAACAGTATATGCCCATCCCTCTACACCACCT GGTATGCATCCATTTAGTCATTATTCTATGCCAACAAATGGACATGCTGAAACTCCT GGAGCTGCGCCAAGTGCTCCAGAAATGAACG GAAAAAATGAGCCTGGCAGAATGTCTGCTCCGTCTGCCAATGGGATTACCTCCCACAG TGAGAGTGGAAGTGAGAGTGAGAGTGAAGGAAGTGACGCCAATTCCCAAAAT GATTCACAATCAAAGGACAATGATGGAAAGGAAGATG GTGTATTCTGTCAATATGCAGGTAGTTCTCAGAACGGCATATCTTATTCAGTATCACAGGGAATGCTAAATCAAACCATGCCGATGGTTCCAATACAACCGGGTGCGATGGTTGGAGTTCCTGGCTCCACAGCTAACTTGAATATTGGAATGGACTACTGGGCTGCTCCTGGTTCTGCAACTGTCCCTGCAACGCAGGGCAAAGCAACTTCTGGTTCAGCACGAGGAGATCAATGG GATGAAAGGGAACTCAAGAAGCAGAAACGAAAGCAGTCTAACCGAGAATCAGCACGCAGGTCCCGGCTGCGCAAGCAG GCTGAGTGCGAGGAGCTTGGGCAACGTGCTGAAGCTTTAAGGTCGGAAAACTCCTCTCTTAGAGCTGAGCTTGAACGGATTAGAAAGGAGTACGAACAGTTACTTTCACAGAATGCTTCCCTCAAG GAAAAGCTGGGGGCAACCAGTGATTCTATTCCAGACATGAAC
- the LOC112878938 gene encoding transcription factor HBP-1a-like isoform X2 translates to MGSNDPSTPSKAPKASEQDQPSATTSGAPASVYPEWPSFQAYSAIPPHGFFPPTVAANPQAHPYMWGAQHMVPPYGTPPSPYVVYPPGTVYAHPSTPPGMHPFSHYSMPTNGHAETPGAAPSAPEMNGKNEPGRMSAPSANGITSHSESGSESESEGSDANSQNDSQSKDNDGKEDGSSQNGISYSVSQGMLNQTMPMVPIQPGAMVGVPGSTANLNIGMDYWAAPGSATVPATQGKATSGSARGDQWDERELKKQKRKQSNRESARRSRLRKQAECEELGQRAEALRSENSSLRAELERIRKEYEQLLSQNASLKEKLGATSDSIPDMNEQNDGGGSGYKKQPDSDAQPGNES, encoded by the exons ATGGGAAGCAATGACCCTAGCACACCCTCCAAGGCTCCGAAGGCATCAGAACAA GATCAACCTTCAGCCACTACATCCGGGGCACCAGCTTCAGTTTACCCTGAATGGCCTAGCTTTCAG GCTTACTCAGCAATTCCACCACATGGATTCTTCCCCCCTACCGTCGCTGCAAATCCACAGGCTCATCCATACATGTGGGGAGCTCAG CACATGGTGCCACCTTACGGAACGCCACCATCACCTTATGTGGTGTATCCACCTGGAACAGTATATGCCCATCCCTCTACACCACCT GGTATGCATCCATTTAGTCATTATTCTATGCCAACAAATGGACATGCTGAAACTCCT GGAGCTGCGCCAAGTGCTCCAGAAATGAACG GAAAAAATGAGCCTGGCAGAATGTCTGCTCCGTCTGCCAATGGGATTACCTCCCACAG TGAGAGTGGAAGTGAGAGTGAGAGTGAAGGAAGTGACGCCAATTCCCAAAAT GATTCACAATCAAAGGACAATGATGGAAAGGAAGATG GTAGTTCTCAGAACGGCATATCTTATTCAGTATCACAGGGAATGCTAAATCAAACCATGCCGATGGTTCCAATACAACCGGGTGCGATGGTTGGAGTTCCTGGCTCCACAGCTAACTTGAATATTGGAATGGACTACTGGGCTGCTCCTGGTTCTGCAACTGTCCCTGCAACGCAGGGCAAAGCAACTTCTGGTTCAGCACGAGGAGATCAATGG GATGAAAGGGAACTCAAGAAGCAGAAACGAAAGCAGTCTAACCGAGAATCAGCACGCAGGTCCCGGCTGCGCAAGCAG GCTGAGTGCGAGGAGCTTGGGCAACGTGCTGAAGCTTTAAGGTCGGAAAACTCCTCTCTTAGAGCTGAGCTTGAACGGATTAGAAAGGAGTACGAACAGTTACTTTCACAGAATGCTTCCCTCAAG GAAAAGCTGGGGGCAACCAGTGATTCTATTCCAGACATGAAC
- the LOC112878938 gene encoding transcription factor HBP-1a-like isoform X4, protein MWGAQHMVPPYGTPPSPYVVYPPGTVYAHPSTPPGMHPFSHYSMPTNGHAETPGAAPSAPEMNGKNEPGRMSAPSANGITSHSESGSESESEGSDANSQNDSQSKDNDGKEDGVFCQYAGSSQNGISYSVSQGMLNQTMPMVPIQPGAMVGVPGSTANLNIGMDYWAAPGSATVPATQGKATSGSARGDQWDERELKKQKRKQSNRESARRSRLRKQAECEELGQRAEALRSENSSLRAELERIRKEYEQLLSQNASLKEKLGATSDSIPDMNEQNDGGGSGYKKQPDSDAQPGNES, encoded by the exons ATGTGGGGAGCTCAG CACATGGTGCCACCTTACGGAACGCCACCATCACCTTATGTGGTGTATCCACCTGGAACAGTATATGCCCATCCCTCTACACCACCT GGTATGCATCCATTTAGTCATTATTCTATGCCAACAAATGGACATGCTGAAACTCCT GGAGCTGCGCCAAGTGCTCCAGAAATGAACG GAAAAAATGAGCCTGGCAGAATGTCTGCTCCGTCTGCCAATGGGATTACCTCCCACAG TGAGAGTGGAAGTGAGAGTGAGAGTGAAGGAAGTGACGCCAATTCCCAAAAT GATTCACAATCAAAGGACAATGATGGAAAGGAAGATG GTGTATTCTGTCAATATGCAGGTAGTTCTCAGAACGGCATATCTTATTCAGTATCACAGGGAATGCTAAATCAAACCATGCCGATGGTTCCAATACAACCGGGTGCGATGGTTGGAGTTCCTGGCTCCACAGCTAACTTGAATATTGGAATGGACTACTGGGCTGCTCCTGGTTCTGCAACTGTCCCTGCAACGCAGGGCAAAGCAACTTCTGGTTCAGCACGAGGAGATCAATGG GATGAAAGGGAACTCAAGAAGCAGAAACGAAAGCAGTCTAACCGAGAATCAGCACGCAGGTCCCGGCTGCGCAAGCAG GCTGAGTGCGAGGAGCTTGGGCAACGTGCTGAAGCTTTAAGGTCGGAAAACTCCTCTCTTAGAGCTGAGCTTGAACGGATTAGAAAGGAGTACGAACAGTTACTTTCACAGAATGCTTCCCTCAAG GAAAAGCTGGGGGCAACCAGTGATTCTATTCCAGACATGAAC